One region of Chryseobacterium muglaense genomic DNA includes:
- a CDS encoding helix-turn-helix domain-containing protein yields MKICGQNIRKIRRDRDLTQEYMAFEMGISQKAYSDIENSKVKINLEILTKVSNILDIKPSDICSISHKCGTNDYEDKYNELIEYMKQNNIAIPQNLE; encoded by the coding sequence ATGAAGATTTGTGGACAAAATATCAGGAAAATAAGACGAGACCGTGACCTTACTCAGGAATATATGGCATTCGAAATGGGTATTTCACAAAAAGCATATTCTGATATCGAAAATTCAAAAGTGAAAATCAACCTCGAAATTCTCACAAAAGTTTCAAACATCCTCGATATAAAACCATCCGATATCTGTAGCATCTCTCATAAGTGTGGTACAAATGATTACGAAGACAAATACAATGAGCTTATCGAGTACATGAAACAAAATAATATTGCTATTCCTCAAAACTTAGAATAA